One window from the genome of Xenorhabdus bovienii SS-2004 encodes:
- a CDS encoding helix-turn-helix transcriptional regulator, translating to MSIITTSKESLIRLSEVQRRTGYSKAWIYRLIGEDKFPKQIKIGTRSVAFLESEVDGWIDQRIAESRGVVAQ from the coding sequence ATGTCAATAATTACCACATCTAAAGAAAGTCTTATTCGTTTATCAGAAGTTCAACGCAGAACAGGTTATAGCAAAGCGTGGATCTATAGACTTATTGGAGAAGATAAATTCCCGAAACAAATTAAAATTGGCACTCGCTCAGTTGCTTTTCTTGAATCAGAAGTTGATGGCTGGATAGATCAACGTATAGCTGAATCTCGCGGCGTGGTAGCACAATGA
- a CDS encoding Imm63 family immunity protein — translation MLFTIIEIQEKLNELGSKLGLSKNSIQAFDGPLGDGTPYISFENNRYNLVFSERGSEFERKRTKSLDELLYWMMSSVVLGMAFSYELENRIEDQDCRRLAFPKAIELMKQANPEWVPKIEDKINRILSEHPYDDEPTRALLKLKNK, via the coding sequence ATGTTATTTACAATCATAGAGATACAAGAGAAATTAAACGAGCTGGGTTCTAAACTTGGCCTATCAAAGAATTCCATACAGGCTTTTGATGGCCCTCTTGGTGATGGAACACCTTATATTTCGTTTGAAAATAATCGGTACAATCTCGTTTTTTCTGAAAGAGGAAGTGAATTTGAAAGAAAAAGAACAAAATCATTGGATGAGTTGTTGTACTGGATGATGTCATCTGTTGTTTTGGGTATGGCATTCAGTTATGAATTGGAAAATCGAATTGAAGATCAAGATTGTAGGCGGCTTGCTTTTCCTAAAGCTATTGAGTTAATGAAGCAAGCCAACCCCGAATGGGTTCCCAAAATTGAGGATAAGATTAATCGTATTCTCTCTGAACATCCTTACGATGACGAACCAACAAGAGCACTGCTTAAATTAAAAAACAAATAA
- a CDS encoding tyrosine-type recombinase/integrase: protein MKLNARQIETAKPKEKTYKLADGGGLYLEITSRGSKYWHMKYRRPTDKKEDRLAFGVYPIVSLADARAKRDEAKKLIAQGSDPKAEKRGTQLESKGAPSFEQVAREWHASNKRWSEDHSNRILRSLEHYIFPHIGKLDISTVRTSQLLAPIKSVDADGKHDIAQRLQQRVTSIMRYAVQNDILESNPANDMSGALSTVKAKHHPALPHERLPEFLTRLSHYRGRLITQIAVELTLLTFVRSSELRFARWEELDLENAVWKIPATRKPIEGVKFSERGMKMKTEHIVPLSRQAVSLFKILQGLSGECEVMFPHDHNPAKVMSESTVNNALRVMGYDTKTEVWGHGFRTMARGAMGESGLWNDDAIERQLSHVERKNVRAAYIHTSKHLDERRLMVQWWADYLDANREKYITPYDFAKKRRK from the coding sequence ATGAAACTAAACGCACGGCAAATCGAAACAGCAAAACCCAAAGAAAAAACCTACAAACTCGCTGATGGTGGCGGACTCTATTTGGAGATCACCTCACGCGGCTCTAAATACTGGCACATGAAGTATCGCCGCCCTACCGATAAAAAAGAAGACCGACTGGCTTTCGGTGTTTATCCTATAGTGTCTTTAGCTGATGCACGAGCTAAACGGGATGAAGCCAAAAAACTCATAGCCCAAGGTTCTGACCCCAAAGCAGAGAAAAGGGGGACACAACTCGAATCAAAAGGGGCACCATCTTTTGAACAGGTAGCCCGTGAATGGCACGCCAGCAATAAGCGATGGAGTGAAGATCACAGCAACCGTATTCTGCGCAGCCTTGAGCACTATATTTTTCCTCATATTGGCAAGCTCGACATCTCCACTGTAAGAACAAGCCAACTTTTAGCGCCTATCAAATCCGTTGATGCTGATGGTAAACACGATATCGCCCAGCGATTACAGCAACGTGTTACCTCTATCATGCGGTATGCTGTCCAGAATGATATTCTTGAATCTAATCCCGCAAATGATATGTCTGGCGCGCTTTCCACTGTAAAAGCCAAACATCACCCAGCACTCCCTCACGAACGCTTACCTGAATTTCTTACCCGTCTTTCTCACTATCGCGGGCGCTTGATTACCCAAATCGCTGTAGAACTGACTTTATTAACGTTTGTCCGTTCCAGTGAGTTGAGATTTGCCCGTTGGGAAGAACTTGATCTTGAAAATGCAGTCTGGAAAATTCCCGCCACAAGAAAACCTATTGAAGGCGTTAAATTCTCTGAGCGTGGCATGAAAATGAAAACTGAGCATATTGTGCCACTGAGTCGTCAGGCCGTATCTCTCTTTAAAATCTTGCAGGGTTTGAGTGGAGAATGTGAGGTGATGTTTCCTCATGACCATAATCCGGCAAAAGTCATGAGCGAAAGTACCGTAAATAATGCTTTACGCGTTATGGGCTATGACACCAAAACAGAAGTTTGGGGTCATGGATTTAGAACAATGGCACGTGGTGCGATGGGAGAATCTGGATTATGGAACGATGACGCAATAGAACGCCAGTTAAGCCATGTGGAAAGAAAGAACGTCCGCGCTGCGTATATTCATACATCTAAGCATCTGGACGAACGGCGGCTAATGGTTCAATGGTGGGCTGATTATCTGGATGCAAATAGGGAAAAATATATAACGCCGTATGACTTTGCTAAAAAACGGCGGAAATAG
- the pgsA gene encoding CDP-diacylglycerol--glycerol-3-phosphate 3-phosphatidyltransferase has translation MQLNIPTWLTLFRIALIPFFVLAFYLPFQWSPMLCAIIFVIAAATDWFDGFLARLWKQTTRFGAFLDPVADKVMVASALVLIAEHYHAWWITLPAATMIAREIIISSLREWMAELGKRSSVAVSWLGKIKTTAQMAALVALLWRPSIEVEVGGFILLYAAAVLTFWSMFQYLSAAWNDLREG, from the coding sequence ATGCAATTAAATATTCCAACATGGCTTACTCTATTCCGTATTGCCTTAATCCCATTCTTTGTTTTGGCATTTTACCTGCCATTCCAGTGGTCACCGATGCTGTGCGCTATTATCTTTGTTATTGCGGCTGCGACAGATTGGTTTGATGGTTTCCTTGCTCGTTTATGGAAGCAAACAACGCGCTTTGGGGCATTTCTTGATCCGGTTGCGGATAAAGTCATGGTTGCTAGTGCGCTGGTGTTGATAGCTGAACATTATCATGCATGGTGGATTACGTTACCGGCAGCGACCATGATTGCTCGAGAGATTATTATATCTTCTCTGCGGGAATGGATGGCTGAATTAGGAAAACGCAGTAGTGTTGCTGTATCCTGGCTGGGGAAAATAAAAACGACAGCGCAGATGGCAGCATTGGTTGCTTTACTGTGGCGTCCCAGCATTGAAGTTGAGGTGGGTGGATTTATCTTATTATACGCTGCTGCGGTATTGACGTTCTGGTCAATGTTTCAATATTTGAGCGCTGCATGGAATGATCTGCGTGAAGGTTGA
- the uvrC gene encoding excinuclease ABC subunit UvrC has translation MAEQFDSTVFLKTVTSQPGVYRMYDTTGSVIYVGKAKDLKKRLSSYFRTQVGSRKTESLVKNIVQIDVTVTHTETEALLLEHNYIKLYQPRYNVLLRDDKSYPYIFLSGDTHPRLTLYRGAKHAKGEYFGPFPNSHAVRDTLALLQKLFPIRQCEDSVYRNRSRPCLQYQIGRCLAPCVNGFVTNEEYQQQVDYVRLFLSGKDQQVLTELVGRMEAASKQLQFEDAARYRDQIQAVRQVTERQFVSGEGDDLDVISVAFDTGMACLHVLFIRQGKILGSRSYYPKIPADTKLDEVVQTFLGQFYLQGSQNRTLPAEILLDFSLPEKELLEASLSELSGRKVHIQPRPRGDRARYLKLARTNAAIALTTKLSQQSTVHQRLASLAEFAGIKKVHRMECFDISHTMGEQTVASCVVFDGNGPVRSEYRRYNIAGITPGDDYAAMNQVLRRRYGKAIEQTRIPDIIFIDGGKGQLAQALEVFGSLDVEWNKNHPKLIGVAKGSDRKAGLETLFFEAEGGGKALSSDSPALHVIQHIRDESHNHAITGHRQRRDKVKKTSTLESIEGIGPKRRQMLLKYMGGLQPLRNASVEEIAKVPSISYSLAEKIYNALKH, from the coding sequence GTGGCAGAGCAATTTGATTCAACGGTATTTTTAAAAACAGTAACCAGCCAGCCGGGAGTCTATCGAATGTATGACACCACTGGCTCGGTGATTTATGTTGGTAAGGCCAAGGATCTGAAAAAACGGCTATCCAGTTATTTTCGGACACAAGTTGGCAGCCGCAAGACAGAATCACTGGTAAAAAATATCGTCCAGATAGATGTCACGGTTACGCATACAGAGACGGAAGCGCTCCTGCTCGAACATAACTACATCAAACTTTATCAACCTCGCTACAATGTCTTGTTGCGGGATGATAAATCCTATCCTTACATTTTCTTGAGCGGAGATACCCATCCGCGTCTGACCCTGTACCGTGGTGCCAAACATGCGAAAGGCGAGTATTTCGGACCATTTCCTAACTCCCATGCTGTGCGTGATACCTTAGCTCTCTTGCAGAAACTTTTTCCGATTCGTCAATGTGAGGACAGCGTATATCGCAATCGTTCAAGGCCCTGTCTGCAATATCAGATTGGTCGCTGTCTTGCTCCTTGTGTCAACGGTTTTGTGACGAATGAAGAATATCAGCAGCAGGTTGACTATGTCCGTCTGTTTCTGTCTGGCAAAGATCAGCAGGTACTGACAGAGCTGGTTGGCAGAATGGAAGCAGCAAGTAAACAACTGCAATTTGAAGATGCGGCTCGCTACCGTGACCAGATCCAAGCCGTGAGACAGGTAACTGAACGGCAATTTGTTTCTGGAGAAGGGGATGATCTGGATGTTATCAGTGTTGCTTTTGATACAGGAATGGCGTGCCTGCATGTTTTGTTTATCCGTCAGGGAAAAATCCTGGGCAGTCGCAGTTACTACCCTAAAATTCCCGCTGATACCAAATTGGATGAAGTAGTACAGACTTTTCTCGGCCAATTCTACCTTCAAGGCAGCCAGAACAGGACATTGCCGGCGGAGATCCTGCTGGATTTCTCGTTGCCTGAAAAAGAACTTTTGGAAGCATCCCTTTCTGAATTATCGGGGAGGAAAGTGCATATTCAACCTCGCCCAAGAGGTGACAGGGCGCGTTATCTCAAATTGGCACGTACCAATGCTGCAATAGCATTGACCACGAAACTATCCCAGCAATCGACTGTCCACCAGCGGTTGGCATCACTTGCTGAATTTGCTGGCATTAAAAAAGTTCATAGAATGGAATGTTTCGATATCAGCCATACGATGGGAGAACAGACCGTTGCATCCTGTGTCGTTTTTGATGGGAATGGTCCTGTGCGCTCTGAATACCGCCGTTATAACATTGCGGGAATCACACCGGGAGACGATTATGCGGCGATGAATCAAGTTTTACGCCGCCGATATGGCAAAGCCATTGAGCAGACCAGAATTCCTGACATCATCTTTATTGATGGAGGTAAAGGGCAATTAGCGCAAGCGCTGGAGGTTTTTGGCTCGCTGGATGTTGAATGGAATAAAAACCATCCTAAGCTAATTGGAGTTGCGAAAGGTAGTGATCGCAAAGCGGGTCTGGAAACTCTGTTTTTCGAGGCAGAAGGCGGGGGAAAGGCACTTTCTTCGGATTCACCGGCGTTGCACGTTATCCAGCATATTCGTGATGAATCTCACAACCATGCCATCACAGGACATCGCCAGCGGCGGGATAAAGTGAAAAAGACCAGCACATTGGAATCAATAGAAGGTATCGGGCCAAAACGCAGACAAATGTTGTTAAAATACATGGGTGGATTACAGCCGTTACGCAACGCAAGTGTAGAGGAGATCGCAAAAGTGCCTTCTATTTCGTATTCGTTAGCAGAAAAAATCTATAATGCGTTGAAACACTAA
- the uvrY gene encoding UvrY/SirA/GacA family response regulator transcription factor: protein MINVLLVDDHELVRIGVKGILEDVKGIKVAGEAGSGEEAVRWCRSNSTDVVIMDIGMPGIGGLEAAKKIIRYSPDTRVIMLTIHTESSLPAKVMQAGVRGYLSKAATPQDMINAIRTVYAGQRYISPDIAQQMALDQLSPPKENPLAELSERELQIMTMITQGRKVNEISTLLNLSPKTVNSYRYRMFSKLNIKGDVELTHMAIRCGLLDAQNMVNHSG, encoded by the coding sequence TTGATTAATGTTTTGTTAGTTGATGATCACGAACTGGTTCGCATTGGCGTGAAAGGCATACTCGAGGATGTAAAAGGAATTAAGGTTGCAGGAGAAGCCGGTAGCGGAGAAGAGGCGGTCAGATGGTGCAGATCAAACAGTACGGATGTTGTTATTATGGATATTGGAATGCCGGGAATAGGTGGCCTTGAGGCAGCCAAAAAAATCATTCGCTATTCGCCTGATACGCGGGTAATTATGCTGACTATCCATACGGAAAGCTCCTTGCCAGCGAAAGTGATGCAGGCCGGAGTCAGAGGATATTTGAGTAAGGCAGCAACACCTCAAGACATGATTAATGCTATTCGGACGGTTTATGCAGGTCAGCGTTATATCTCTCCTGATATTGCACAGCAGATGGCACTCGACCAGTTATCCCCACCAAAAGAAAACCCACTGGCTGAACTCTCAGAGCGGGAGTTACAGATAATGACGATGATCACTCAGGGCCGAAAAGTTAATGAGATTTCCACGTTACTTAACCTTAGCCCAAAAACAGTAAATAGCTATCGCTATAGAATGTTCAGTAAACTAAATATCAAGGGTGATGTAGAGTTGACCCATATGGCGATACGTTGTGGGTTGCTTGACGCACAGAATATGGTAAACCATAGTGGATGA
- a CDS encoding GFA family protein, which produces MILYIRICHCKTCQKWNGGPFLSVDCKNDLQIEGAENISTYFSSAWAERAFCNKCGTHLFYHLLQPSVYYVPVALFENSHSSKLSNQVYVDSKPAYYNFVEKTSMLSKNPPS; this is translated from the coding sequence ATTATTTTATACATAAGGATATGTCACTGCAAAACGTGCCAAAAATGGAATGGAGGCCCGTTTTTATCTGTAGATTGTAAGAATGATCTGCAAATAGAAGGTGCTGAAAATATTTCAACGTATTTCTCTTCCGCGTGGGCAGAACGGGCTTTTTGTAATAAATGTGGAACACACCTTTTCTACCATTTACTTCAGCCTAGTGTATATTATGTTCCGGTTGCCCTGTTCGAAAATAGTCATTCAAGTAAATTATCTAATCAAGTCTATGTGGACAGTAAACCTGCGTACTATAATTTTGTTGAAAAAACATCGATGTTAAGTAAAAATCCCCCTTCATAG
- a CDS encoding IS1 family transposase (programmed frameshift) yields MAKVEIDCRYCHKSEDVKGQGKGHRGYPRYRCYACSKVFQLAYTYQACKPGVKEQTIDMAMNNSGIRDTARVLKVATATVMKTLKKLNPRNVTTLPLDGDDIHLICEVDEQESFVGSQKNQRWLWYAWEPRMKRIVAHTFGDRSRKTWEKLLALLSPFNIRFYCTDDYAVYDCLPEEVHLTGKIFTQRIERTNLTHRTRIKRLNRKTIGYSKSEEMHDKVIGTFIESENYI; encoded by the exons ATGGCTAAAGTAGAAATTGATTGTCGTTATTGTCACAAATCAGAAGATGTCAAAGGACAGGGAAAAGGTCATAGAGGTTATCCCCGCTACCGCTGCTATGCCTGCAGTAAAGTCTTTCAGTTGGCATACACCTATCAAGCTTGCAAACCGGGAGTCAAAGAGCAGACTATTGATATGGCGATGAATAACAGCGGCATCCGTGACACGGCCCGCGTATTGAAGGTGGCAACAGCTACTGTGATGAAAACGCTTA AAAAACTCAACCCCCGGAACGTGACGACGCTTCCTCTTGACGGGGATGACATTCATCTTATCTGTGAAGTGGATGAGCAGGAGTCGTTTGTGGGGAGTCAGAAAAATCAGCGCTGGCTCTGGTATGCCTGGGAGCCGCGTATGAAACGGATAGTGGCACATACTTTTGGGGATCGCAGCAGAAAAACATGGGAAAAACTACTGGCACTCTTGTCACCCTTTAATATCCGGTTTTACTGTACGGATGATTATGCCGTTTATGATTGTCTTCCTGAAGAAGTCCATCTTACTGGAAAGATATTTACCCAACGTATAGAGAGAACCAACCTTACCCATCGTACCCGAATAAAAAGGCTGAATAGAAAAACAATCGGTTATTCCAAATCTGAAGAAATGCACGATAAAGTGATAGGCACTTTCATTGAGAGTGAAAACTATATTTAG